Proteins encoded in a region of the Panicum hallii strain FIL2 chromosome 3, PHallii_v3.1, whole genome shotgun sequence genome:
- the LOC112884788 gene encoding pseudo histidine-containing phosphotransfer protein 5-like isoform X3 yields the protein MTNIEQAMEKNPRDFNRWDAHMQQLKGSCYSIGASRMKNECTSFRNNCGDENAEGCMRSFQKVKREHGVLRQKLESYIQLLRQAGPAETATRPGCA from the exons ATGACAAATATTGAGCAAGCTAT GGAGAAGAACCCCAGAGATTTCAATAGATGGGATGCACACATGCAGCAATTAAAAGGAAGCTGCTATAG CATTGGTGCTTCCAGGATGAAGAATGAGTGCACATCATTCAGGAATAACTGTGGGGACGAGAATGCGGAAGg CTGCATGAGGTCTTTCCAGAAGGTGAAGAGGGAGCATGGTGTCCTCAGGCAGAAGCTGGAGTCCTACATCCAG CTGCTCCGACAAGCCGGTCCTGCTGAGACTGCAACCAGGCCTGGGTGCGCTTAA
- the LOC112884788 gene encoding pseudo histidine-containing phosphotransfer protein 5-like isoform X2, whose protein sequence is MECYNLQRQAACLKRSLFDQGYLDEQFCQIEDLQDEASPNFTEEVVSLFFKDSARLMTNIEQAMEKNPRDFNRWDAHMQQLKGSCYSCMRSFQKVKREHGVLRQKLESYIQLLRQAGPAETATRPGCA, encoded by the exons ATGGAGTGTTATAATTTACAACGCCAGGCAGCATGCTTGAAAAGGAGCCTCTTTGATCAG GGATACTTGGATGAGCAATTTTGTCAGATTGAGGACTTGCAGGATGAAGCAAGTCCTAATTTTACAGAAGAAGTTGTTTCCTTGTTCTTCAAGGACTCAGCCAGGCTAATGACAAATATTGAGCAAGCTAT GGAGAAGAACCCCAGAGATTTCAATAGATGGGATGCACACATGCAGCAATTAAAAGGAAGCTGCTATAG CTGCATGAGGTCTTTCCAGAAGGTGAAGAGGGAGCATGGTGTCCTCAGGCAGAAGCTGGAGTCCTACATCCAG CTGCTCCGACAAGCCGGTCCTGCTGAGACTGCAACCAGGCCTGGGTGCGCTTAA
- the LOC112884788 gene encoding pseudo histidine-containing phosphotransfer protein 5-like isoform X1 translates to MECYNLQRQAACLKRSLFDQGYLDEQFCQIEDLQDEASPNFTEEVVSLFFKDSARLMTNIEQAMEKNPRDFNRWDAHMQQLKGSCYSIGASRMKNECTSFRNNCGDENAEGCMRSFQKVKREHGVLRQKLESYIQLLRQAGPAETATRPGCA, encoded by the exons ATGGAGTGTTATAATTTACAACGCCAGGCAGCATGCTTGAAAAGGAGCCTCTTTGATCAG GGATACTTGGATGAGCAATTTTGTCAGATTGAGGACTTGCAGGATGAAGCAAGTCCTAATTTTACAGAAGAAGTTGTTTCCTTGTTCTTCAAGGACTCAGCCAGGCTAATGACAAATATTGAGCAAGCTAT GGAGAAGAACCCCAGAGATTTCAATAGATGGGATGCACACATGCAGCAATTAAAAGGAAGCTGCTATAG CATTGGTGCTTCCAGGATGAAGAATGAGTGCACATCATTCAGGAATAACTGTGGGGACGAGAATGCGGAAGg CTGCATGAGGTCTTTCCAGAAGGTGAAGAGGGAGCATGGTGTCCTCAGGCAGAAGCTGGAGTCCTACATCCAG CTGCTCCGACAAGCCGGTCCTGCTGAGACTGCAACCAGGCCTGGGTGCGCTTAA